A DNA window from Comamonas fluminis contains the following coding sequences:
- a CDS encoding HDOD domain-containing protein: protein MSHAKPLNLSAVLASQSTLPSQPRALALLSSELLKPQPHMRSLTQLFSADPVLAARLLAMANGPAHLMSQRVNSIPEALVVLSPLQLRQLLNKASPGVDRASAAGWRLASFWRYSLDTARMARALAMSVQANASAAYSLGLVHGLGELLLQQADPATAARLAELLEPFHPQRPQVEMQLLGYCSGQICAHLARQWNLPVALADSLQYMHQPLEQPAFEPLTGVLHLAMWRAGTRALQWSDRKLAVSFPAEVGLALGMDIDMVLRQASIDWHAGAEPDVRF, encoded by the coding sequence ATGAGTCACGCAAAACCATTGAATCTGTCCGCTGTGCTGGCGTCACAGTCCACGCTGCCAAGTCAGCCTAGGGCTTTGGCGCTGCTGTCCAGCGAGCTGCTCAAGCCGCAGCCGCATATGCGTAGTCTGACGCAGCTTTTCTCGGCAGACCCTGTGCTGGCTGCACGCTTGCTGGCCATGGCGAACGGGCCAGCACATTTGATGAGCCAGCGTGTCAACAGCATTCCAGAGGCGCTGGTCGTTCTCTCCCCCCTGCAACTGCGCCAATTGCTGAACAAGGCCTCGCCGGGGGTGGACCGTGCGTCTGCTGCAGGCTGGCGGCTGGCGTCATTCTGGCGATATAGCCTGGATACCGCGCGCATGGCACGGGCCTTGGCAATGTCGGTGCAGGCCAATGCATCGGCTGCCTATTCGCTTGGGCTGGTGCATGGCCTGGGTGAGTTGTTGCTGCAACAGGCGGACCCCGCAACCGCCGCCAGACTGGCGGAGCTGCTGGAGCCTTTTCACCCGCAAAGACCGCAGGTGGAAATGCAGTTGCTTGGCTACTGCTCAGGGCAGATCTGCGCCCATCTGGCCCGCCAATGGAATCTGCCCGTGGCACTGGCAGACTCTTTGCAATATATGCATCAGCCACTGGAGCAGCCCGCTTTTGAGCCATTGACCGGAGTGCTTCATCTGGCCATGTGGCGCGCCGGAACACGGGCCTTGCAATGGAGCGACCGGAAGCTGGCCGTATCTTTCCCAGCGGAGGTCGGGCTGGCCTTGGGAATGGATATCGACATGGTGTTGCGCCAAGCCTCCATTGACTGGCATGCGGGTGCGGAGCCCGATGTCAGGTTCTAA